One part of the Micrococcus sp. 2A genome encodes these proteins:
- the purU gene encoding formyltetrahydrofolate deformylase translates to MDPALPSPAAPLEPPPGENPFVLTVACPDRKGIVHAVSGALLGAGADITESQQYGSPDSGDFFLRVQFTTPEARSAVEAALAPVRAEFGVRARLWDAGRRMRTLVMCSKDGHTLNDLLFQQRAGSLPIEVPVVVSNHLDLQPLAAFYGVPFVHVPISTDPASRCTKAAAEARLRELIREHDIDLVVLARYMQILSDELCRDLEGMAINIHHSFLPSFKGARPYHQAHERGVKIIGATAHYVTADLDEGPIIAQSVQPVTHAQTAEDFVERGRDVEGSTLVQAVRWHAEHRVLVDGRRTVVFA, encoded by the coding sequence ATGGACCCCGCCCTGCCCTCCCCCGCCGCACCGCTCGAGCCTCCGCCCGGGGAGAACCCGTTCGTCCTCACCGTCGCGTGCCCGGACCGCAAGGGGATCGTGCACGCGGTGTCCGGGGCGCTGCTGGGCGCCGGCGCGGACATCACGGAGTCGCAGCAGTACGGCTCCCCCGACTCGGGCGACTTCTTCCTGCGGGTGCAGTTCACGACGCCGGAGGCGCGCTCCGCCGTCGAGGCCGCTCTGGCCCCGGTGCGCGCCGAGTTCGGGGTGCGCGCCCGGCTGTGGGACGCGGGCCGCCGCATGCGCACGCTCGTGATGTGCTCGAAGGACGGGCACACGCTCAACGACCTGCTGTTCCAGCAGCGCGCGGGCAGCCTGCCGATCGAGGTGCCCGTCGTCGTCTCGAACCATCTCGACCTGCAGCCCCTCGCCGCCTTCTACGGCGTGCCCTTCGTGCACGTGCCGATCTCCACGGACCCGGCGAGCCGCTGCACCAAGGCCGCCGCCGAGGCGCGCCTGCGCGAGCTGATCCGCGAGCACGACATCGACCTCGTGGTCCTCGCCCGCTACATGCAGATCCTCTCGGACGAGCTGTGCCGGGACCTCGAGGGCATGGCCATCAACATCCATCACTCGTTCCTGCCCTCGTTCAAGGGGGCGCGGCCCTACCACCAGGCGCACGAGCGCGGCGTGAAGATCATCGGCGCCACGGCCCACTACGTCACCGCCGACCTCGACGAGGGGCCGATCATCGCCCAGTCCGTCCAGCCCGTGACCCACGCCCAGACCGCGGAGGACTTCGTGGAGCGCGGCCGGGACGTGGAGGGCTCCACGCTCGTCCAGGCCGTGCGCTGGCACGCCGAGCACCGCGTGCTGGTGGACGGGAGGCGGACGGTGGTGTTCGCGTGA
- a CDS encoding bifunctional methylenetetrahydrofolate dehydrogenase/methenyltetrahydrofolate cyclohydrolase has translation MTAKVLDGKATAAAIKQELRGRVQALAERGITPGLGTLLVGEDAGSQKYVAGKHRDCAEVGIESIQKELPADATEEQILEVVRELNEDPACTGYIVQLPLPKHVDTQKVLEAIDPDKDADGLHPMNLGRLVASVGGELDSPLPCTPAGCVELLKHHGVELAGKHVLVIGRGVTIGRPAGLVLTRREVNATVTLAHTGTTNLDELLAQADVVIAAAGSAHMVKPEQVKDGVIVLDVGVSRVTGEDGRSRVLGDVDPAVKEKASWMAPNPGGVGPMTRVMLLANVVEAASRRIPPCDPHHSLR, from the coding sequence ATGACCGCGAAGGTGCTGGACGGCAAGGCGACGGCGGCCGCCATCAAGCAGGAGCTGCGCGGGCGCGTGCAGGCCCTCGCCGAGCGAGGGATCACCCCGGGGCTCGGCACGCTGCTCGTGGGGGAGGACGCCGGCTCGCAGAAGTACGTGGCCGGCAAGCACCGCGACTGCGCCGAGGTGGGCATCGAGTCCATCCAGAAGGAGCTGCCGGCGGACGCCACCGAGGAGCAGATCCTCGAGGTCGTGCGGGAGCTGAACGAGGACCCGGCCTGCACCGGGTACATCGTCCAGCTGCCCCTGCCGAAGCACGTGGACACGCAGAAGGTCCTCGAGGCCATCGACCCGGACAAAGACGCCGACGGCCTGCACCCCATGAACCTCGGGCGCCTCGTGGCCTCCGTGGGCGGGGAGCTGGACTCGCCGCTGCCGTGCACCCCCGCCGGGTGCGTCGAGCTGCTGAAGCACCACGGCGTGGAGCTCGCGGGCAAGCACGTCCTCGTGATCGGCCGCGGCGTGACCATCGGCCGTCCCGCGGGACTGGTGCTCACGCGCCGCGAGGTCAACGCCACCGTGACGCTGGCCCACACGGGCACCACGAACCTGGACGAGCTGCTGGCGCAGGCCGACGTCGTGATCGCCGCCGCCGGCTCCGCGCACATGGTGAAGCCCGAGCAGGTGAAGGACGGCGTGATCGTCCTGGACGTGGGCGTCTCCCGCGTGACCGGCGAGGACGGGAGGAGCCGCGTGCTCGGCGACGTCGACCCGGCCGTGAAGGAGAAGGCGTCCTGGATGGCGCCGAACCCGGGCGGCGTCGGTCCGATGACCCGCGTCATGCTCCTGGCCAACGTGGTGGAGGCGGCCTCGCGTAGGATCCCTCCCTGTGATCCACACCACTCCCTCCGCTGA
- a CDS encoding ABC transporter ATP-binding protein codes for MRARGLRKQYGEFHAVKGIDLDVRPGECFGLLGPNGAGKSTTMRMLAGTSQRTAGELSIMGIDPEDDGPAVRAHLGVVPQQDNLDEELTARENILIYGRYFGLPYSYLKPKAQELLEFAQLTEKADAKVADLSGGMKRRLVIARALVNEPALFLLDEPTTGLDPQARHTLWDRLYRLKERGTTLLLTTHYMDEAEQLCDRLVVVDAGEIMAAGTPAELIREHASREVLEARFGTDRNEAAARTLQAHVGDGVVHRVEVLPDRVLLYAERADDLQHALQRLVDDGAVPAPATTLTRRASLEDVFLILTGRTLVD; via the coding sequence ATCCGCGCGCGCGGCCTGCGCAAGCAGTACGGCGAGTTCCATGCCGTGAAGGGCATCGACCTGGACGTGCGCCCCGGGGAGTGCTTCGGCCTGCTCGGCCCCAACGGCGCGGGCAAGTCCACCACCATGCGCATGCTCGCCGGCACGTCGCAGCGCACGGCGGGCGAGCTGAGCATCATGGGCATCGACCCGGAGGACGACGGCCCCGCCGTCCGTGCGCACCTGGGCGTGGTGCCCCAGCAGGACAACCTCGACGAGGAGCTCACGGCGCGGGAGAACATCCTCATCTACGGCCGCTACTTCGGCCTGCCGTACTCCTACCTCAAGCCCAAGGCGCAGGAGCTGCTCGAGTTCGCCCAGCTCACCGAGAAGGCCGACGCCAAGGTCGCCGACCTCTCCGGCGGCATGAAGCGCCGCCTCGTGATCGCCCGGGCGCTCGTCAACGAGCCGGCCCTGTTCCTCCTGGACGAGCCCACCACGGGCCTGGACCCCCAGGCCCGCCACACCCTGTGGGACCGCCTCTACCGGCTCAAGGAGCGTGGCACCACCCTCCTGCTCACCACGCACTACATGGACGAGGCGGAGCAGCTGTGCGACCGGCTCGTGGTGGTGGACGCGGGCGAGATCATGGCCGCCGGCACGCCCGCGGAGCTCATCCGCGAGCACGCCTCCCGCGAGGTCCTGGAGGCCCGCTTCGGCACGGACCGCAACGAGGCCGCCGCCCGCACCCTGCAAGCCCATGTGGGCGACGGCGTCGTGCACCGCGTGGAGGTCCTGCCCGACCGCGTCCTCCTCTACGCCGAGCGCGCGGACGACCTCCAGCACGCGCTCCAGCGACTCGTCGACGACGGTGCCGTGCCCGCCCCCGCCACCACCCTCACCCGCCGCGCGAGCCTCGAGGACGTGTTCCTCATCCTCACCGGCCGCACCCTGGTGGACTGA
- the glyA gene encoding serine hydroxymethyltransferase: protein MTQSPDINTQPLSEVDPEIAAALADELGRQRGTLEMIASENFVPRAILQTQGSVLTNKYAEGYPGRRYYGGCEFVDVAENLAIQRAKELFGAEHANVQPHAGAQANVAVMTALLDHGETMMGLSLAHGGHLTHGMKINFSGKNYKIAAYEVEPDTYRIDMDTVREAAKAAQPKVIVAGWSAYPRQLDFAAFREIADEVGAKLWVDMAHFAGLVAAGLHPNPVPHADVVTSTVHKTLAGPRSGFILAKEELKKKIDSAVFPGQQGGPLMHAIAGKAVAFKIAGSADFKEKQERTLQGAQILAERLTAPDMAELGISVLTGGTDVHLVLVDLRESQLDGKQGEDILHEVGITVNRNSVPWDPRPPMTTSGLRIGTPALASRGFGEAEFREVAEIIAAALTPSPDVEALRARVVKLTEDFPLYEGLESW from the coding sequence GTGACGCAGTCGCCCGACATCAACACCCAGCCCCTCTCCGAGGTGGATCCGGAGATCGCCGCGGCCCTCGCGGACGAGCTCGGCCGCCAGCGGGGCACCCTCGAGATGATCGCCTCGGAGAACTTCGTCCCGCGCGCCATCCTGCAGACCCAGGGCTCCGTGCTGACCAACAAGTACGCCGAGGGCTACCCGGGGCGCCGCTACTACGGCGGCTGCGAGTTCGTGGACGTCGCCGAGAACCTGGCCATCCAGCGCGCGAAGGAGCTGTTCGGCGCCGAGCACGCCAACGTGCAGCCGCATGCCGGCGCGCAGGCCAACGTGGCCGTGATGACCGCGCTGCTGGACCACGGGGAAACCATGATGGGCCTGTCCCTCGCCCATGGCGGCCACCTCACCCACGGCATGAAGATCAACTTCTCCGGCAAGAACTACAAGATCGCCGCGTACGAGGTGGAGCCGGACACCTACCGGATCGACATGGACACGGTGCGCGAGGCCGCGAAGGCCGCGCAGCCGAAGGTGATCGTCGCCGGCTGGTCCGCCTATCCGCGTCAGCTGGACTTCGCGGCGTTCCGCGAGATCGCCGACGAGGTCGGCGCCAAGCTCTGGGTGGACATGGCCCACTTCGCGGGCCTCGTGGCCGCCGGCCTGCACCCGAACCCGGTCCCGCATGCCGATGTCGTCACCTCGACGGTGCACAAGACCCTCGCCGGCCCGCGCTCCGGCTTCATCCTCGCCAAGGAGGAGCTCAAGAAGAAGATCGACTCCGCCGTGTTCCCCGGCCAGCAGGGCGGGCCGCTCATGCACGCGATCGCCGGCAAGGCCGTGGCGTTCAAGATCGCCGGCTCGGCGGACTTCAAGGAGAAGCAGGAGCGCACCCTGCAGGGCGCCCAGATCCTCGCCGAGCGACTCACCGCCCCGGACATGGCGGAGCTGGGCATCTCCGTGCTCACCGGCGGCACGGACGTCCACCTCGTGCTCGTGGACCTGCGCGAGTCCCAGCTGGACGGCAAGCAGGGCGAGGACATCCTGCACGAGGTCGGCATCACCGTGAACCGCAACTCCGTGCCGTGGGACCCGCGCCCGCCGATGACCACCTCGGGCCTGCGCATCGGCACCCCGGCCCTGGCCTCCCGCGGGTTCGGCGAGGCCGAGTTCCGGGAGGTCGCCGAGATCATCGCGGCCGCCCTCACGCCGAGCCCGGACGTGGAGGCGCTGCGCGCCCGCGTGGTGAAGCTGACCGAGGACTTCCCGCTGTACGAGGGCCTCGAGTCCTGGTGA
- a CDS encoding carbohydrate ABC transporter permease, which yields MLWWLLAVVIGVWCLFPLFSIFATSFKTPADLANGKLLPTQWSTVNYEEIFVGGSRELFLTALRNSIGITVIATLIAVVLATLCAYAIARLDFPGKKLVLTVSLMVSMFPVISLVTPLFNMWRTLGLYDTWLGLIIPYLSLTLPISIWTLTAFFRQIPWELDQAAQVDGATPLEAFRKVIVPLAAPGVFTTAIIAFFIAWNDFVFGISLTSTEDARTVPAALAFFTGASQFESPTGAISAAAIIVTIPIVILVLLFQRQIVAGLTNGAVKG from the coding sequence CTGCTGTGGTGGCTCCTCGCCGTGGTGATCGGCGTGTGGTGCCTCTTCCCGCTGTTCTCCATCTTCGCCACGAGCTTCAAGACGCCCGCGGACCTGGCGAACGGGAAGCTGCTGCCCACGCAGTGGTCCACGGTCAACTACGAGGAGATCTTCGTGGGCGGCTCCCGCGAGCTGTTCCTCACGGCGCTGCGCAACTCGATCGGCATCACGGTGATCGCCACCCTGATCGCCGTCGTCCTGGCCACGCTGTGCGCCTACGCGATCGCCCGCCTGGACTTCCCGGGCAAGAAGCTCGTGCTCACCGTGTCACTCATGGTGTCCATGTTCCCCGTGATCTCGCTCGTCACGCCCCTGTTCAACATGTGGCGCACGCTCGGGCTCTACGACACCTGGCTCGGCCTGATCATCCCCTACCTGTCCCTGACGCTGCCGATCTCCATCTGGACCCTGACCGCGTTCTTCCGGCAGATCCCGTGGGAGCTGGACCAGGCCGCTCAGGTGGACGGGGCCACGCCGCTCGAGGCCTTCCGCAAGGTGATCGTGCCGCTGGCCGCCCCCGGTGTCTTCACGACGGCGATCATCGCCTTCTTCATCGCGTGGAACGACTTCGTGTTCGGCATCTCGCTGACCTCCACCGAGGACGCACGCACGGTCCCCGCCGCGCTGGCCTTCTTCACCGGCGCCTCGCAGTTCGAGTCGCCCACGGGCGCGATCTCCGCGGCCGCCATCATCGTGACCATCCCGATCGTGATCCTGGTGCTGCTCTTCCAGCGCCAGATCGTCGCCGGTCTGACCAACGGCGCGGTCAAGGGCTGA
- a CDS encoding sugar ABC transporter permease — translation MSTAVTSITAPEQSRRPRRRKSARATSEARLGWMLAGPAFFVMLFVVLYPILQALYDSLFTYRLTAPGEREFVGLGNYGVILSDPVFWRDLGITLLITLVTVVVELILGFLLALAMHHAITSTRGLIRTMILVPYGIITVVSAFAWFYMFSIDSGFINHWFDWVPGISADLNWFAQGSTALSVIMLSEIWKTTPFISLLLLAGLAQVPGDLTEAAAVDGASWWQRMRLVILPTMKASIMVAVLFRAMDAFRIFDSIYIMTNGAYGTEVLSLLAYRTSIGRLEIGMGSAISVLLFLCVALMAFIAMKVFKVDLADRGGSK, via the coding sequence GTGAGCACCGCTGTCACGTCCATCACCGCACCGGAGCAGTCGCGCCGGCCGCGCCGTCGGAAGTCCGCTCGCGCGACGTCCGAGGCCCGCCTCGGCTGGATGCTCGCCGGCCCGGCGTTCTTCGTCATGCTGTTCGTGGTGCTCTACCCGATCCTGCAGGCGCTCTACGACTCGCTGTTCACCTACCGCTTGACGGCGCCGGGGGAGCGGGAGTTCGTGGGGCTCGGCAACTACGGCGTGATCCTCTCCGACCCGGTCTTCTGGCGGGATCTCGGGATCACTCTGCTGATCACCCTGGTCACCGTGGTGGTGGAGCTGATCCTCGGCTTCCTGCTGGCCCTGGCCATGCACCACGCCATCACGAGCACCCGCGGGCTGATCCGCACCATGATCCTGGTGCCCTACGGCATCATCACCGTGGTGTCCGCCTTCGCGTGGTTCTACATGTTCTCCATCGACTCCGGCTTCATCAACCACTGGTTCGACTGGGTGCCGGGGATCAGCGCGGACCTGAACTGGTTCGCCCAGGGCTCCACGGCGCTGTCCGTGATCATGCTCTCGGAGATCTGGAAGACCACGCCGTTCATCTCCCTGCTCCTGCTGGCCGGCCTGGCCCAGGTGCCGGGCGACCTCACCGAGGCAGCCGCCGTGGACGGCGCCTCGTGGTGGCAGCGCATGCGCCTCGTGATCCTGCCGACCATGAAGGCGTCCATCATGGTGGCCGTGCTGTTCCGCGCGATGGACGCGTTCCGCATCTTCGACTCCATCTACATCATGACCAACGGCGCCTACGGCACCGAGGTCCTCTCGCTGCTGGCCTACCGCACCTCCATCGGACGGCTCGAGATCGGCATGGGCTCCGCGATCTCCGTGCTCCTGTTCCTGTGCGTGGCGCTGATGGCGTTCATCGCGATGAAGGTCTTCAAGGTGGACCTGGCCGACCGAGGAGGTTCCAAGTGA
- a CDS encoding ABC transporter permease: MPPITVRRGPLSGMYSGNVRAVMERALLSLKSNNWVVFFSGFFEPVLYLASMGIGLGTLVGDVTGPDGTPVPYGMFIAPALLAVSAMNGAIYDSTWNVFFKLRYAKTYQTMLATRLGPLDVAVGEIAMALLRGLIYAVGFLIVMTVAGLVTSWTAVLMIPGALLVALGFASLGMAVTSFMKTFQHMDWIQIVLMPMFLFSATFFPLSVYPPAIQGVIQVFPLWHAVEMMRALAVGVMTWGTLGHVAYFVAMAAVGVWLTSRRLGALFLR, from the coding sequence ATGCCGCCCATCACGGTGCGCCGCGGCCCGCTGTCCGGCATGTACTCGGGGAACGTGCGGGCCGTCATGGAGCGGGCCCTCCTCTCCCTGAAGTCCAACAACTGGGTGGTGTTCTTCTCCGGCTTCTTCGAGCCGGTGCTGTACCTGGCCTCGATGGGCATCGGCCTGGGCACGCTCGTCGGCGACGTCACGGGTCCCGACGGCACGCCCGTCCCGTACGGCATGTTCATCGCCCCGGCGCTGCTGGCGGTCTCCGCGATGAACGGCGCGATCTACGACTCCACGTGGAACGTGTTCTTCAAGCTGCGCTACGCCAAGACGTACCAGACCATGCTCGCCACCCGGCTGGGGCCGCTGGACGTGGCCGTCGGCGAGATCGCCATGGCCCTGCTGCGCGGGCTCATCTACGCGGTCGGGTTCCTGATCGTCATGACGGTCGCCGGCCTGGTCACGTCGTGGACGGCCGTGCTCATGATCCCGGGCGCGCTGCTGGTGGCGCTCGGCTTCGCCTCCCTGGGCATGGCGGTCACCAGCTTCATGAAGACGTTCCAGCACATGGACTGGATCCAGATCGTCCTCATGCCGATGTTCCTCTTCTCCGCCACGTTCTTCCCGCTCAGCGTGTATCCGCCGGCCATCCAGGGGGTCATCCAGGTGTTCCCGCTGTGGCACGCCGTGGAGATGATGCGCGCGCTCGCGGTGGGTGTGATGACGTGGGGCACGCTCGGGCACGTCGCCTACTTCGTGGCGATGGCCGCCGTGGGCGTGTGGCTCACCTCGCGGCGGCTGGGCGCGCTGTTCCTGCGCTGA
- a CDS encoding extracellular solute-binding protein, translating to MTAGALILAGCAPAEEGAPTLTWYTNPDDGGQAAIAKQCTDAAGGEYAVETSMLPTDAASQREQLTRRLAAGDTSMDIMSLDPPFVPELAEPGFLAPVPEDLQQQAREHALEGALAGATWKDEIVTVPFWANTQLLWYRKSVAEEAGLDMSQPVTWDQLIEVAREQDKELGVQGARGESMTVWLNALVEGGGEHILANPDAPADEVQTNFGSEAGRKAAEIISTIGKEGLGSAGLPTQDENASMLLFQGESGSFMVNWPFVWPATLASVKEGSLPEDLPEDIGWALYPQTTQAKDSAPPVGGINLGVGAKSEHADLAWKAVQCITTAEHQAQYFRDNGNPPADPVAYEDPEVIEKYPMAPTIRESLEQGAPRPQTPYYNEVSTAIQQRYAPPSNVDPAVTPAETDAFIQEVLRGERLL from the coding sequence ATGACCGCCGGAGCGCTCATCCTGGCCGGATGCGCGCCGGCCGAGGAGGGGGCGCCCACCCTCACCTGGTACACCAACCCGGACGACGGCGGGCAGGCGGCCATCGCGAAGCAGTGCACGGACGCGGCCGGCGGCGAGTACGCCGTCGAGACGTCCATGCTGCCCACGGACGCGGCCTCCCAGCGGGAGCAGCTGACGCGCCGGCTCGCGGCGGGCGACACCTCGATGGACATCATGTCCCTCGACCCGCCCTTCGTCCCCGAGCTCGCGGAGCCCGGCTTCCTGGCCCCCGTGCCGGAGGATCTGCAGCAGCAGGCGAGGGAGCACGCCCTCGAGGGTGCGTTGGCCGGCGCCACGTGGAAGGACGAGATCGTCACGGTCCCGTTCTGGGCCAACACGCAGCTGCTGTGGTACCGCAAGTCGGTGGCCGAGGAGGCCGGGCTGGACATGTCCCAGCCCGTCACGTGGGACCAGCTCATCGAGGTGGCCCGCGAGCAGGACAAGGAGCTGGGCGTCCAGGGCGCCCGCGGGGAGTCGATGACCGTGTGGCTCAACGCCCTCGTGGAGGGCGGTGGCGAGCACATCCTCGCCAACCCCGACGCGCCCGCGGACGAGGTGCAGACGAACTTCGGGTCCGAGGCTGGCCGCAAGGCCGCCGAGATCATCTCCACGATCGGCAAGGAGGGGCTCGGCAGCGCCGGCCTCCCCACACAGGACGAGAACGCCTCCATGCTGCTCTTCCAGGGCGAGTCCGGGTCCTTCATGGTGAACTGGCCGTTCGTGTGGCCGGCCACCCTCGCCTCCGTCAAGGAGGGCTCCCTGCCGGAGGACCTCCCCGAGGACATCGGCTGGGCCCTCTACCCCCAGACGACGCAGGCGAAGGACTCCGCCCCGCCCGTGGGCGGCATCAACCTGGGCGTGGGCGCGAAGTCCGAGCACGCGGACCTCGCGTGGAAGGCGGTCCAGTGCATCACCACCGCCGAGCACCAGGCCCAGTACTTCCGGGACAACGGCAACCCGCCGGCCGACCCTGTCGCCTACGAGGACCCCGAGGTCATCGAGAAGTACCCCATGGCGCCCACGATCCGGGAGTCCCTGGAACAGGGCGCACCGCGCCCGCAGACGCCGTACTACAACGAGGTGTCCACCGCGATCCAGCAGCGCTATGCGCCGCCGTCGAACGTGGACCCGGCCGTCACCCCGGCCGAGACCGACGCCTTCATCCAGGAAGTCCTCCGAGGGGAGCGCCTGCTGTGA
- a CDS encoding gamma carbonic anhydrase family protein — translation MAHILTVQGATPRIHETVFLAPTAAITGDVEMAERCSAFYGVSVRGDSAPIRVGERTNLQDNVVLHADEHVPCTLGAGVSVGHAAVVHGATVGDDCLIGMSATVMNGAVIGAGTLVAAGAVVLEGTQVPPGSLVAGVPATVRRPLTDEEREGLKANAATYLELAAAHRAAVVTEEMPGEETVTQP, via the coding sequence ATGGCACACATCCTCACCGTCCAGGGCGCCACGCCCCGCATCCACGAGACCGTCTTCCTCGCCCCCACCGCCGCGATCACCGGCGACGTGGAGATGGCCGAGCGCTGCTCCGCGTTCTACGGCGTCTCCGTTCGCGGCGACTCCGCGCCCATCCGCGTCGGCGAGCGCACCAACCTGCAGGACAACGTCGTCCTCCACGCGGACGAGCACGTCCCCTGCACCCTCGGTGCGGGCGTCTCCGTCGGCCACGCCGCCGTGGTGCACGGCGCCACGGTCGGCGACGACTGCCTCATCGGCATGTCCGCCACCGTGATGAACGGCGCCGTGATCGGGGCGGGCACCCTCGTGGCGGCGGGCGCCGTCGTGCTGGAGGGCACGCAGGTGCCGCCGGGCTCCCTCGTGGCCGGCGTCCCCGCCACGGTGCGCCGCCCCCTCACCGACGAGGAGCGCGAGGGACTGAAGGCCAACGCCGCGACGTACCTCGAGCTGGCCGCCGCCCACCGCGCCGCGGTCGTGACGGAGGAGATGCCCGGGGAGGAGACCGTCACGCAGCCCTGA
- the ugpC gene encoding sn-glycerol-3-phosphate ABC transporter ATP-binding protein UgpC, with product MASITLNHIDKTYDDGYHAISDVNLDIEDGEFVILVGPSGSGKSTLLRMIVGLEDITDGELLIGGRRVNEAAPKDRNLAMVFQNYALYPHLTVYENIAFPLRLVRDGKPSDEEIDRKVRDAARVLELTDHLERKPGNLSGGQRQRVAMGRAIVREADAFLFDEPLSNLDAKLRGQMRAEISQLQRRLATTSVYVTHDQTEAMTLGDRVAVLKKGVLQQVASPRELYEQPLNLFVAGFIGSPSMNFLPASLRSEGGRHVLSSPIGDIPIPEAKARAAAGRGLVLVGLRPEFFEDASLVDEDKKAAGSVFRASLTHLEWLGHEQYGYIEFQPDPEVAGVLADLAKDLDADEMRPVVVTTLSAESLARPGTPLDLWVDTSRLHLFDPESGENLTRDPEAGAELTRRAADERRRQIELATQRDAAPRA from the coding sequence ATGGCCTCCATCACCCTGAACCACATCGACAAGACCTACGACGACGGCTACCACGCCATCTCGGACGTGAACCTCGACATCGAGGACGGCGAGTTCGTCATCCTCGTGGGCCCCTCCGGCTCCGGCAAGTCCACGCTCCTGCGCATGATCGTGGGCCTCGAGGACATCACCGACGGTGAGCTGCTGATCGGCGGGCGCCGCGTGAACGAGGCGGCCCCCAAGGACCGCAACCTCGCGATGGTGTTCCAGAACTACGCGCTCTACCCCCACCTGACGGTGTACGAGAACATCGCGTTCCCGCTGCGCCTCGTCCGCGACGGCAAGCCCTCCGACGAGGAGATCGACCGCAAGGTGCGCGACGCCGCCCGCGTCCTCGAGCTGACAGACCACCTGGAGCGCAAGCCGGGCAACCTCTCCGGCGGCCAGCGCCAGCGCGTGGCCATGGGCCGCGCGATCGTCCGCGAGGCGGACGCGTTCCTCTTCGACGAGCCGCTCTCCAACCTGGACGCCAAGCTCCGCGGCCAGATGCGCGCGGAGATCTCCCAGCTGCAGCGTCGCCTGGCCACCACCTCCGTGTACGTGACCCATGACCAGACCGAGGCCATGACGCTCGGCGACCGCGTGGCCGTGCTCAAGAAGGGCGTGCTCCAGCAGGTCGCCAGCCCGCGCGAGCTCTACGAGCAGCCGCTGAACCTGTTCGTGGCCGGCTTCATCGGCTCGCCGTCCATGAACTTCCTGCCCGCCTCTCTGCGCTCCGAGGGCGGACGGCACGTGCTGTCCTCCCCGATCGGCGACATCCCGATCCCCGAGGCGAAGGCGCGCGCGGCCGCCGGCCGGGGCCTCGTCCTCGTGGGCCTGCGCCCTGAGTTCTTCGAGGACGCCTCCCTCGTGGACGAGGACAAGAAGGCGGCGGGCTCCGTGTTCCGGGCCTCCCTCACCCACCTCGAGTGGCTGGGCCACGAGCAGTACGGCTACATCGAGTTCCAGCCGGACCCCGAGGTCGCGGGCGTGCTCGCAGACCTCGCGAAGGACCTGGACGCGGACGAGATGCGCCCCGTCGTCGTGACCACGCTCTCCGCGGAGTCCCTGGCCCGCCCCGGGACGCCCCTGGACCTGTGGGTGGACACCTCCCGCCTGCACCTGTTCGACCCCGAGTCCGGGGAGAACCTGACCCGGGATCCGGAGGCCGGTGCGGAGCTGACCCGCCGTGCCGCGGACGAGCGCCGCCGGCAGATCGAGCTCGCCACCCAGCGGGACGCCGCACCGCGAGCCTGA